A window from Nitrososphaerales archaeon encodes these proteins:
- a CDS encoding ferredoxin family protein — translation MSSLLEDKVYVVLSDTAKRGVYPLHGYKYGLFRVPAELTDKNEIKNVVNALKQAFKVDEFADRIYVTYKWKETDYTSSKPQDWKETELEITVEIVTGEVVDVIYQIKPLEYFQDAHWVKNYRIKADQNAKMVIDSIIRNTVIGEKWKQEWIKKQKISPEDAQKKLEGLTPLAKSLVVAKPAPATAAPKPAAQQATQVRTAAQQATQVAQQAKQVAPAPAPQAAPQPAVAPKAVAAPSGGKGIDPNFRSSRQMVEDHLGHHVWGPVSAPEVLGIHGTAVAVDFDICVADGACIEACPVNVFEWFETPGHPASEKKADPARESECIFCMACETVCPPVAIKVTQGAK, via the coding sequence ATTCAGAGTGCCTGCCGAATTGACGGATAAGAATGAAATAAAAAATGTGGTAAACGCGCTAAAGCAGGCTTTCAAGGTGGACGAATTTGCTGATAGAATTTATGTTACCTACAAATGGAAGGAAACTGATTATACATCTTCGAAACCTCAGGATTGGAAAGAGACCGAGCTTGAAATCACGGTAGAAATTGTTACAGGTGAAGTTGTTGACGTTATATACCAGATAAAACCCCTAGAATACTTCCAAGACGCTCACTGGGTAAAGAACTATAGAATCAAAGCTGATCAGAATGCGAAAATGGTCATTGATTCTATAATTAGAAACACGGTCATCGGAGAAAAATGGAAGCAGGAATGGATAAAAAAACAGAAAATAAGCCCAGAAGATGCGCAGAAGAAGCTTGAAGGCTTGACACCATTAGCTAAGTCACTTGTCGTTGCAAAACCTGCTCCCGCAACTGCTGCACCCAAACCAGCTGCCCAGCAAGCGACACAGGTACGAACCGCAGCACAACAAGCAACTCAGGTAGCACAACAAGCGAAGCAAGTAGCACCTGCACCAGCTCCACAAGCAGCACCCCAACCAGCTGTGGCACCAAAGGCGGTCGCAGCACCTTCAGGTGGAAAAGGAATAGATCCTAATTTTAGAAGTAGCAGGCAAATGGTTGAGGATCACTTGGGTCACCATGTCTGGGGACCGGTCAGTGCTCCGGAAGTGCTTGGAATACATGGCACAGCAGTTGCTGTAGATTTTGATATATGTGTGGCAGATGGTGCATGCATAGAGGCGTGTCCTGTCAATGTCTTTGAATGGTTTGAAACTCCGGGACACCCGGCATCAGAAAAGAAAGCTGATCCTGCAAGAGAATCGGAATGTATATTCTGCATGGCATGTGAAACGGTCTGCCCGCCAGTCGCTATAAAAGTAACACAGGGAGCGAAATAA